The following proteins come from a genomic window of Zonotrichia albicollis isolate bZonAlb1 chromosome 12, bZonAlb1.hap1, whole genome shotgun sequence:
- the CCDC66 gene encoding coiled-coil domain-containing protein 66 isoform X2, which produces MNLGDGLKLETEVLDGKPRLILASSDKSKPTMKMGNKARAPKQALRIKHTGLILRPTQNACIKQENLTKPRSESSLSMTKGEKLQVNKHSSHEATTKSYSLIFQRDKTNRYPDSEDPSTVKKTKHKPQAPHVSAEDLKSLVCLTQAQLQQILMIVKEGRSISETHNEKQEEMATNEASEENVIASLQKDCDVSPVPDEANSDSGRKQEAHPQPGQNVIKDSWKPADLFSTLGEREGERALLELKKAQWKKELDEQVALKKKLKETLEGEVGYFWANLGSKKTPKVETPDPDQAVLPAGSGDGTESSACTAALATEADGAALSVPGAPAGHSSDSTPSDFPAATCTALPFREAVPQERPFSALKREQQKKWLEELDKQKEEAKLRKLEEKLNLSKAEEHDRWEMHFDSFKNHFGANAQQPLNGMHRKPENLSLSPDPKDPTAFIHPLSPAALGNLMPLQMGTAEKAAKNGALEQSQRVSFLRSMTALLDPAQLEERDRRRQKQLEHQKAIMAQVEEKRKQKQLEEEQRKWEERQEELRLAREKAQLQKQFEEEMLKQKQKEELATLKAKELYQTMEKAQELAQGSKQDQHVPALAQKAHDLSELQNSLGGGAAEFDSCNSGVSAPSADFPAGVGSPPGLQRSPRKDTAVQTDCFNTSAYTESAEERTACCESPDISIEYKEMSNSKKYQKEMHYMDKNKLPGKGTGGIYSDLYEQYARKERHIKSSEKYSKRPDWNINKPGKRYIPASERYPEALQRQREENKVRRQMELLQLLERNSPGQLSARRGGHSASSASPREETAGNRKGHRGRKEEKFHKNHLNEERSESPPVPAVRNRLLQVQPRQMEAPPVPVLEQRAGRAQNARAAPQRSSAPAAPPSPPWARFVPYVRTREVLCLPPEAPPSRASTQHTHDSYQMPQQIFSSDHVRDPLLNPDAVTIRERQQEILKGLSKLRQGLLQKQKELENTLIPTVAQENFMPPF; this is translated from the exons ATGAACCTGGG CGATGGACTGAAGCTCGAAACTGAAGTGCTGGATGGAAAGCCTAGGCTAATTTTAGCTTCTtctg ATAAATCAAAGCCTACCATGAAG ATGGGTAATAAAGCCAGAGCACCCAAACAGGCATTGAGAATAAAGCACACTGGACTCATCTTGAGGCCAACACAAAATGCTTGTATCAAGCAGGAAAATTTAACAAAACCAAGGAGTGAATCAAGTTTATCAATGACAAAAGGTGAAAAACTGCAAGTTAATAAACACTCCTCGCATGAAGCCACAACTAAAAGTTACTCTTTGATTTTCCAAAGAGATAAGACAAACAGATATCCTGATTCAGAGGATCCTAGTACTGTGAAAAAAACTAAACACAAACCTCAAGCCCCACATGTATCAGCTGAAGACTTAAAAAGTTTGGTGTGTTTAACACAAGCACAGCTTCAACAGATTTTGATGATTGttaaagaaggaagaagcatCTCTGAGACTCATAAtgaaaagcaagaggaaatgg CTACTAATGAGGCATCAGAGGAAAATGTTATAGCATCACTCCAGAAAGATTGTGACGTGTCCCCAGTTCCAGATGAAGCAAACTCTGATTCAGGCAGGAAACAAGAAGCACATCCACAGCCAGGACAGAATGTTAT AAAGGATTCATGGAAACCTGCTGACTTGTTTAGTACCTTGGGTgaaagagaaggggagagagcCTTATTGGAACTTAAAAAGGCCCAATGGAAGAAGGAATTAG atGAACAGGTAGCACTGAAGAAGAAGCTGAAAGAAACTCTGGAGGGTGAGGTGGGTTATTTCTGGGCAAACCTGGGCAGTAAGAAAACCCCTAAAGTGGAAACTCCTGACCCAGACCAG GCAGTGCTTCCAGCTGGCTCAGGTGATGGCACTGAGAGCTCTGCCTGTACAGCTGCTTTAGCCACAgaggctgatggagctgccctgagtgttccaggagctccagctgggcactcTTCTGATTCCACTCCTTCTGACTTCCCAGCTGCCACTTGCACAGCCTTGCCTTTCAGG GAAGCTGTGCCACAGGAGCGACCTTTCAGTGCTCTGAAACGTGAGCAACAGAAGAAGTGGCTTGAAGAGTTGGACAAGCAGAAGGAAGAAGCTAAACTACgaaaattagaagaaaaactTAATTTATCAAAG GCAGAAGAGCATGACAGATGGGAAATGCATTTTGATTCTTTTAAGAACCACTTCGGTGCTAATGCACAACAGCCCTTAAATGGAATGCACAGAAAGCCTGAAAATCTTTCCTTGTCACCTGACCCCAAGGACCCGACTGCTTTCATTCACCCTTTGTCCCCTGCAGCTTTAGGAAACCTCATGCCCTTACAgatgggaactgcagaaaaagctgcTAAAAATGGTGCTTTGGAACAAAGTCAGAGAGTCAG TTTCCTGCGTTCCATGACGGCTCTGCTGGACCCTGCCCAGCTTGAGGAGAGGGACAGGAGGCGGCAGAAGCAGCTGGAGCATCAG AAAGCAATAATGGCTCAGGTGGAAGAAAAACGGAAGCAGAAACAACTGGAGGAAGAGCAGAGAAAATGGGAAGAGCGACAGGAAGAGCTGCGCCTGGCACGAGAAAAAGCACAACTGCAGAAACAGTTTGAAGAAGAAATgctgaaacaaaaacaaaaggag GAACTTGCAACTCTTAAAGCCAAAGAGCTTTATCAGACAATGGAGAAAGCTCAGGAGTTAGCCCAGGGATCAAAACAAGACCAGCACGTTCCAGCCTTGGCTCAGAAGGCACATGACCTTTCAGAACTTCAGAACAGTCTTGGTGGTG GTGCTGCAGAGTTTGACAGCTGCAATTCTGGCGTTTCAGCACCAAGTGCTGATTTCCCTGCAGGCGTGGGGAGCCCCCCTGGGCTGCAGCGCTCCCCGCGCAAGGACACGGCCGTGCAGACAG attgCTTTAATACTTCAGCATACACAGAGTCAGCTGAGGAAAGAACTGCATGTTGTGAATCACCTGATATTTCCATAGAATATAAAGAAATGTCTAACAGCAAAAAATACCAGAAGGAAATGCATTATATGGATAAAAATaaacttccaggaaaagggacTGGTGGTATTTACAGTGATCTCTATGAGCAGTATGCAAGGAAAGAAAGGCACATTAAATCTTcagaaaaatacagcaaaagacCTGACTGGAACATAAACAAGCCTGGGAAAAGATACATTCCAGCCTCAGAAAGGTACCCCgaggctctgcagaggcagaGGGAGGAGAACAAGGTGCGCCGGCaaatggagctgctgcagctgctggagaggaaCAGCCCCGGGCAGCTGAGTGCCAGGAGGGGAGGGCActcagccagctctgcctcgcCCCGGGAAGAGACAGCTGGGAACAGGAAGGGCCACAGAGGCAGAAAG GAAGAAAAATTTCATAAGAATCACTTGAATGAAGAAAG ATCTGAATCCCCACCCGTCCCAGCAGTGAGGAACAGGTTACTGCAGGTACAGCCAAGGCAGATGGAGGCTCCTCCCGTCCCGGTGTTGGAGCAGCGGGCTGGGAGGGCGCAGAACGCCCGGGCGGCCCCGCAGCGCAGCAgcgcccccgccgcgccccccAGCCCGCCCTGGGCGCGCTTCGTGCCCTACGTGCGCACCCGCGAGGTTCTGTGCCTGCCCCCGGAGGCACCGCCGAGCCGGGCCTCGACCCAGCACACGCACG ATTCATACCAAATGCCACAACAGATTTTTAGCTCAGATCATGTTAGAGATCCTCTTCTAAATCCTGATGCAGTTACAATCAGAGAGAGACAACAAGAAATTCTCAAAGGATTGTCAAAATTACGGCAG GGCCTCCTGCAGAAGCAGAAGGAGTTGGAGAACACTCTGATTCCCACTGTAGCTCAAGAGAACTTCATGCCACCGTTCTGA
- the CCDC66 gene encoding coiled-coil domain-containing protein 66 isoform X1 — protein MGNKARAPKQALRIKHTGLILRPTQNACIKQENLTKPRSESSLSMTKGEKLQVNKHSSHEATTKSYSLIFQRDKTNRYPDSEDPSTVKKTKHKPQAPHVSAEDLKSLVCLTQAQLQQILMIVKEGRSISETHNEKQEEMATNEASEENVIASLQKDCDVSPVPDEANSDSGRKQEAHPQPGQNVIKDSWKPADLFSTLGEREGERALLELKKAQWKKELDEQVALKKKLKETLEGEVGYFWANLGSKKTPKVETPDPDQAVLPAGSGDGTESSACTAALATEADGAALSVPGAPAGHSSDSTPSDFPAATCTALPFREAVPQERPFSALKREQQKKWLEELDKQKEEAKLRKLEEKLNLSKAEEHDRWEMHFDSFKNHFGANAQQPLNGMHRKPENLSLSPDPKDPTAFIHPLSPAALGNLMPLQMGTAEKAAKNGALEQSQRVSFLRSMTALLDPAQLEERDRRRQKQLEHQKAIMAQVEEKRKQKQLEEEQRKWEERQEELRLAREKAQLQKQFEEEMLKQKQKEELATLKAKELYQTMEKAQELAQGSKQDQHVPALAQKAHDLSELQNSLGGGAAEFDSCNSGVSAPSADFPAGVGSPPGLQRSPRKDTAVQTDCFNTSAYTESAEERTACCESPDISIEYKEMSNSKKYQKEMHYMDKNKLPGKGTGGIYSDLYEQYARKERHIKSSEKYSKRPDWNINKPGKRYIPASERYPEALQRQREENKVRRQMELLQLLERNSPGQLSARRGGHSASSASPREETAGNRKGHRGRKEEKFHKNHLNEERSESPPVPAVRNRLLQVQPRQMEAPPVPVLEQRAGRAQNARAAPQRSSAPAAPPSPPWARFVPYVRTREVLCLPPEAPPSRASTQHTHDSYQMPQQIFSSDHVRDPLLNPDAVTIRERQQEILKGLSKLRQGLLQKQKELENTLIPTVAQENFMPPF, from the exons ATGGGTAATAAAGCCAGAGCACCCAAACAGGCATTGAGAATAAAGCACACTGGACTCATCTTGAGGCCAACACAAAATGCTTGTATCAAGCAGGAAAATTTAACAAAACCAAGGAGTGAATCAAGTTTATCAATGACAAAAGGTGAAAAACTGCAAGTTAATAAACACTCCTCGCATGAAGCCACAACTAAAAGTTACTCTTTGATTTTCCAAAGAGATAAGACAAACAGATATCCTGATTCAGAGGATCCTAGTACTGTGAAAAAAACTAAACACAAACCTCAAGCCCCACATGTATCAGCTGAAGACTTAAAAAGTTTGGTGTGTTTAACACAAGCACAGCTTCAACAGATTTTGATGATTGttaaagaaggaagaagcatCTCTGAGACTCATAAtgaaaagcaagaggaaatgg CTACTAATGAGGCATCAGAGGAAAATGTTATAGCATCACTCCAGAAAGATTGTGACGTGTCCCCAGTTCCAGATGAAGCAAACTCTGATTCAGGCAGGAAACAAGAAGCACATCCACAGCCAGGACAGAATGTTAT AAAGGATTCATGGAAACCTGCTGACTTGTTTAGTACCTTGGGTgaaagagaaggggagagagcCTTATTGGAACTTAAAAAGGCCCAATGGAAGAAGGAATTAG atGAACAGGTAGCACTGAAGAAGAAGCTGAAAGAAACTCTGGAGGGTGAGGTGGGTTATTTCTGGGCAAACCTGGGCAGTAAGAAAACCCCTAAAGTGGAAACTCCTGACCCAGACCAG GCAGTGCTTCCAGCTGGCTCAGGTGATGGCACTGAGAGCTCTGCCTGTACAGCTGCTTTAGCCACAgaggctgatggagctgccctgagtgttccaggagctccagctgggcactcTTCTGATTCCACTCCTTCTGACTTCCCAGCTGCCACTTGCACAGCCTTGCCTTTCAGG GAAGCTGTGCCACAGGAGCGACCTTTCAGTGCTCTGAAACGTGAGCAACAGAAGAAGTGGCTTGAAGAGTTGGACAAGCAGAAGGAAGAAGCTAAACTACgaaaattagaagaaaaactTAATTTATCAAAG GCAGAAGAGCATGACAGATGGGAAATGCATTTTGATTCTTTTAAGAACCACTTCGGTGCTAATGCACAACAGCCCTTAAATGGAATGCACAGAAAGCCTGAAAATCTTTCCTTGTCACCTGACCCCAAGGACCCGACTGCTTTCATTCACCCTTTGTCCCCTGCAGCTTTAGGAAACCTCATGCCCTTACAgatgggaactgcagaaaaagctgcTAAAAATGGTGCTTTGGAACAAAGTCAGAGAGTCAG TTTCCTGCGTTCCATGACGGCTCTGCTGGACCCTGCCCAGCTTGAGGAGAGGGACAGGAGGCGGCAGAAGCAGCTGGAGCATCAG AAAGCAATAATGGCTCAGGTGGAAGAAAAACGGAAGCAGAAACAACTGGAGGAAGAGCAGAGAAAATGGGAAGAGCGACAGGAAGAGCTGCGCCTGGCACGAGAAAAAGCACAACTGCAGAAACAGTTTGAAGAAGAAATgctgaaacaaaaacaaaaggag GAACTTGCAACTCTTAAAGCCAAAGAGCTTTATCAGACAATGGAGAAAGCTCAGGAGTTAGCCCAGGGATCAAAACAAGACCAGCACGTTCCAGCCTTGGCTCAGAAGGCACATGACCTTTCAGAACTTCAGAACAGTCTTGGTGGTG GTGCTGCAGAGTTTGACAGCTGCAATTCTGGCGTTTCAGCACCAAGTGCTGATTTCCCTGCAGGCGTGGGGAGCCCCCCTGGGCTGCAGCGCTCCCCGCGCAAGGACACGGCCGTGCAGACAG attgCTTTAATACTTCAGCATACACAGAGTCAGCTGAGGAAAGAACTGCATGTTGTGAATCACCTGATATTTCCATAGAATATAAAGAAATGTCTAACAGCAAAAAATACCAGAAGGAAATGCATTATATGGATAAAAATaaacttccaggaaaagggacTGGTGGTATTTACAGTGATCTCTATGAGCAGTATGCAAGGAAAGAAAGGCACATTAAATCTTcagaaaaatacagcaaaagacCTGACTGGAACATAAACAAGCCTGGGAAAAGATACATTCCAGCCTCAGAAAGGTACCCCgaggctctgcagaggcagaGGGAGGAGAACAAGGTGCGCCGGCaaatggagctgctgcagctgctggagaggaaCAGCCCCGGGCAGCTGAGTGCCAGGAGGGGAGGGCActcagccagctctgcctcgcCCCGGGAAGAGACAGCTGGGAACAGGAAGGGCCACAGAGGCAGAAAG GAAGAAAAATTTCATAAGAATCACTTGAATGAAGAAAG ATCTGAATCCCCACCCGTCCCAGCAGTGAGGAACAGGTTACTGCAGGTACAGCCAAGGCAGATGGAGGCTCCTCCCGTCCCGGTGTTGGAGCAGCGGGCTGGGAGGGCGCAGAACGCCCGGGCGGCCCCGCAGCGCAGCAgcgcccccgccgcgccccccAGCCCGCCCTGGGCGCGCTTCGTGCCCTACGTGCGCACCCGCGAGGTTCTGTGCCTGCCCCCGGAGGCACCGCCGAGCCGGGCCTCGACCCAGCACACGCACG ATTCATACCAAATGCCACAACAGATTTTTAGCTCAGATCATGTTAGAGATCCTCTTCTAAATCCTGATGCAGTTACAATCAGAGAGAGACAACAAGAAATTCTCAAAGGATTGTCAAAATTACGGCAG GGCCTCCTGCAGAAGCAGAAGGAGTTGGAGAACACTCTGATTCCCACTGTAGCTCAAGAGAACTTCATGCCACCGTTCTGA